The Osmerus eperlanus chromosome 1, fOsmEpe2.1, whole genome shotgun sequence genome includes the window cctgcctccctccctccctgcctccctccctgcctccctccctgcctctctccctgcctctctccctgcctctctccctgcctgccccagCCAGAAGACCTGGGGCGAACACAGCTATCAATTACCTGGAGGTATTTTAGATGCATTTGATTTGCATGCCAGTCACTACCTTTGGGATGGTTCCATAGATTTCCACGTACTGGTTGAGTCTAAATCAAGCACTCCCCTGGTGCTTGACGGTGTGCTCATAGCATGTGAGGTTTCTGCTATGCAGGGCAGGCCAGTATGTGTCAGGTGAGTGAGACCCGGACTGACTGACACAAGTTCAACTGCCTGTTCTGTCTTAACAAGCTGCCAGGCCCACGGAGGTGTGAATGAGCGGCCTGTTCGCCCAGGGCGGCCAGGCTCCTTGCTCagcgccctctccctccctgaaaGATGACGGCCTGTTTACCCAGACTGGAatacaaacatggctgccgttGATTCTGGACCATGGAGATCATTCACACGGAGGCGTTCTGTGCGGTTCAGCTCTTCTGTGTAAGAATTAGCACGGAGCAGCTCTGGGGTGTCGTGGGGAAGAAAAACACAGAGCAGGAAATGGCAGTGGTGATGAGaagcagggaggaggtggtCCGTGGGACGTCTATATTTAGGAGAAGGATAAGAGACCTGAGGAAATGTTCTAACTGGTCTATCGTTCTAAACACGAGAGGTATGTGTTtctgttagacacacacacaaaagaatcCTCTGTGAAGGGAGGGAAAGTTATGTAAGTTAAGTTGGTATGTAAGttacaaacaaaaaataacTGGTCAATAAATAAGTAGAACTATGAAGAATTGCCTCCAAAAACGATGTAATGTATGAATGTTCAGATGTACTGTATTCATCCCCGAAGTCACCATGAAACAAGACTATCTTCTTCATTCAGTGAGGACAATCAAACCCAGCCTTGTTTGACAGTTGGAAAAGGCTCTGACTGAGAGGGGTAGATTTCGGTCCAGTGAGGATAATCCTGACTACTGTTCTGTGAATACAGTGTGGTCTTTCATAAAAAGGTGAACCCACGGTAAAGCTAGCAGGACTGAGATGGGGGTGTGACTGAAAAGCTGGAAACTATTTTAATGGGCCTGCCATGTTTAGTGGTCCGGTGTGGCAGAAAAAACGGGGGGGGacacacgcaccaacacacacacacagtcacacacacacacacagagacacacacagagacacacacacacagacacacacagacacacacacagagacacacacacatacagacacacacagagacacacacagagacacacacacacacagacacacacagacacacacacagtcacacacacacacacacagagacacacacagagacacacacacacacagacacacacacacagagacacacacacagacacacacacagtcacacacacacacacagagacacacacagagacacacacacacacagagacacacacacagacacacagagaagctGACTGGAAGCCCATTCTTGGCAGGGCTTCTCAGCTCTACAACAATGTGTGAATTCATGACAAAGCCAGGGGGAGGCTGAAGCTATTTCCTGTGATGTCATCCAGGTTTTTTCCAAGGAGGATCATCCAGGACAGGTGATGAGAaacaggggagtgggggggggggggggggctgtcctcTTAAGCAGACTGACAAATGAGCTGGCTTTCATCTCCACTCGGCAGGTTAGCTCCCTTTCTCAGCAACGTTTTCCTTAAGAAATCACTCTTCTCTCTGAGGTCAGTCATTCCTTTTCGGGAAAATATTCAATCATTAAGTCTTGGGTATTTGAGATTCTTGGCAGAGAATTGTTCCAAAAGAAACCTTCAATCAGACATTAACTTGGACTTGTTGTATAGTAGACTTCCATGCTAACTAATAAGATGGAGAGGCTATGGGGCTCTTACTGGGTATTGTGTTTCTTAGTATGCATTATCGACTTAAATAAATCACTTTCAATTGAGTAAAGTAATGTTTAAATCCTGCTTTGCTGTGTAGCAACAAGCTGGATCTTTGCTCACCTTCTCCATTGTCGAGGTCAAGTCCATTTGTTCTTACAAAGATGTGTAAAGGCTGTGGTGAGGAGTTTCCCCGTGATGTTGAGAGCGCGCAAAAAGTTTCACCTCCGCTCCGTGAGTCTGCAGAAACCAGCAGGTCCGTGGTGTGCCCTGCATCAGTTTGACGAAGAGGTCTTAAACGATCTGTTCGAAAGGGAATCCCTAGAACGCCCAAAACAACCACTCACAGCAGAGAGGGAAAATCTCTCAACCAATTGAAATTCACTAGTTCTTTGCCCCGGTTACAAAGTTAGGAACACCCATGTTGAGACAGTAGAGACAGCATGACATCACCGGTTAAAGAGAAGATCTACGCGAATGCGCGGGTCGCTTAGCTGTGATCTATTATTGTTGGGAACAAGTTTCCTGTGTACTCTAAAACACCCATCCGCttgttttttttgcctttttATGGAAGAGTAGAAGACAGATGAATCAGGGTCcgacaaacacacccacgctcCGGACCTCATTTACGGGGGCATGAGACAGCGATGTAATAAGGATTCATTCCTCCACCATGACCACATCACTGCAAACGCGACTGTTTTTGCAAGTGATGAAGGAGACAGTCTGTATACAGTCTGTAAACAAACTATTCACTGGGACATTTCATGAGTACATTTGTTCACAAACAATACTCGATGACGAACGATGCAGACACCCACAGGTTTTAGCCCAAATAAAACCGAAAATGGTTATGCTAAATAGATGACGCTTGGAGTCAGAAGAACCCGCAGATTACACTGATAGGCCTCCACTTTTGGTGAAGTTTCCGGCTAAATTGCATTTTCCATGTAAAATGCAATTTAGCCGGAAACTTCATGGATCTGGAGTCCAACAAATACACCAACGAAGTTGTCAGATGCCTTTCTGTACTTTTGTCAACCACGTAGGGTGAATTCGGGTAATCTGGGacatgttttgcatttttctcaTCGGAGCTTCCTGAGTAACTAGTGCCCTGACCCTTTCTGTGACACCACACCAATCacgttttgtgatttcagtcacATAACATCCATGCTAAACCTATAGAGTCAAAGTTCTGTGGACTAGACATTGTCATAGCAGGGCAGAAAACGCTCTGGAGTTTAGGTGTCCCACATTACCCAATGTCCCCGATTACCCAAATTCACCCTACTGCATACTGTCCAATCGTGAGTCTGGTGCGTGATTGTATTTGTTTGAAGACGTTACAGCTGTGAGTTGGGTGGGTCTCATCGCTGAAGGATATGAATGCATAAAAACTATTTATACAGTTCATAATAAATGGTGTGTAGACGATAACATGTTTCAATTGAAGTCTAAAATGCCTGTTAGAGCGTGTCAAAGAAAAGGCCTTTGATCACAGACACAACTGAAGTCCACCACAGTAAACACTGAAGACAAATCAGACACCGGACAGGACATGTTCTGTTGGAAGGTATTATATTAATATGATAAAAAAAGGACTACTTCATTGAAAATGTAGACTTCTGACAGGTCCATGACACCTGCTGGACACAGCCACTGGCCCCCTGACAAGAGATACATCAGCGAGGCTCTTAGAATCAGTAAATACAGAAACATGACACCCATCATAACCCTAAGGTTCACCCATCTAAACAGCTCGGAAAGGCTCGTCTTTAATCACCAGAGTTCTAATTAGTGCACATATATACACCCTTCTACCTTTAGTGCAGTGGGGAGATCAGATCAGTAAAAGTTTGACAGAACCACAGACTAACCAACATTAGCGTTATGACATCCCGTGTTGTCAATGAATGAGAATCCTTTCCAACACTACATGGAATGCCTGTTAAGACGTCCCTCATAATGCTAATTGAACGTGAGCATGAAAGCACagcatggagagacagaggggttcACAGAGATAGTACGGTCATGGCACACAAGGTCAAAGGAGTTCCTCAACTGAAACGTTTGAAGCATGAAGAAATACTAACCCTTCTATCTAagtgatcagagagagagagagagagagagagagagagagttctgtTCTCTACTGCTGACCCTGCAGTGCACCGTGTGTTGTTACAACAGCATTAATAGTCCCACAGACATTGATGGGAGTTCTTCTATGGACATACAGAGGTTGGCATCAAAGTAGAGCGtaatgaaaaattatgaggcaaagtaagcaaacaaacacaaaaaaggtGAATTAAACAGAAAATAGCAAACAAATTCCCCATGGCAACCCATCAACCAGTCATACCCACACCCCCCTGTTCTGGTATGGTCTGCTCTATCAGTTGTTCTTATGCATAGTAAATCTCAACAGCAATGTTCATGTCTTCCTCTAATGCCTCTAATCTCTCCTTCTATTTAGTTTTCTTCAGTTTGTCCTACCCCTTGTCAGTGACACCTCCTGTCAGTGACAGGCCTCCCTAGCCTAGCTACCCCACTCGAGAGCCTCTCCAGCTGGCCTGACCCTGCGCCTCTCTCCTGCGGGTCCGTGGAGGCCGTGACGAAGCTGCGTCTGCGTCGCGGCTACATGATGATGCGCGGCTCAGGCACAGAGTCGTTGATGGACTTGTGAGGAAGGACGTTGGCCCCGTTGAGGTAGAGCTCGTCGTTGACAATCACGTCTTCGCCTAGAACGGTCACGTTCTCCATGCGTACCTGAGGAAGGAGAACATCACACAGGGGTCAGAGGAACCAGGAGCAGAAGACAGGGGTCTGAGGAACCAGGTTGTAGTACAGGTAGAGGGAGGTGGAAGGTAGGGGTGtaagatagatagatagtgtgGTCTACAAGGtaacagtgtgagagtgtgtgtgtgagacagagatagTGAGTGTACAAGGTGTgtacaagggagtcaggtggctgagcggttagagaatcgggctagtaatcagaaggtcgctggttcgattcccggccgtgcaaaattacgttgtgtccttgggcaaggcacttcaccctacttgcctcgggagagaatgtccctgtacttactgtaagtccctctggataagagcgtctgctaaaatgacaaaaaataaaataaaataaacaaggtaagtgtgtgtgtgttcctcacccaCTGCCCCACAGAGGAGCTCCAGCCCACGATGCAGGACTCCAGCCAGGAGTGGGATCGGACTCGGGCCCCCTTTAGGACCGTGCAGCGCTTAATCCTCACCCCGTCCTCCAGCACCACGTCAGCGCCGAGCGTCACGTTGGGCCCGATGGTGCAGTTCTCCCCGATCTGGGCCGTAGGGGCCTGGGGCAGAAACAGATATAACACAGCGCTACCTGGAGGTTTCATGGGGGTATTTCAGTAGAATTTGTCATTTCAGGACCCATGGTGCTTTGTTTACTCGTCTCCTTGATTCAAGGTTCAGCTCGGTTATGTATATAGCTGGCCTGGGGTGCCCCCTTGTGGTTAAATGTGGAAGAGCATGGAGCAaaagtagaggtgtgtgtgtgtgagagagagagaaaaacactcACCACCAGAACGTTCCCCAGGAAGCCAGGCCCGGTGCGTAGACGCTCAGGTGCATGTTGCCGTACCGACTGCAGGTACATGCACATGCCTGTCAGGAAGTCCTTGGGCTGACCGATATCCATCCAGAACCctggagacaaacagacaggcagacacagaagaagacagacaggtaaatcagtcagagagagacagacatgacaGATATCAACTGTAAAAACGTACATTTAAAGTTACAAACAAAGCATCCGTGAGGAAAGAACACAGTGGTTGAGTCTGAGGTTGTGGGTAGTTCTCCAAGttgacagagagaaggatacTGTACCTTGAAGCTCCATAGCGTACAGGTGTCTCTCCTCGGCCATGAGGGGAAAGATCTCCTTCTCTATGGAGGTGGGTTGGAGCTGCAGGGACAGGACAGTTAGAACCGCAActtcacagccaatcacagtaGCCACAGTAGATTTGGATTGGTCAAGgagccgtgtgtttgtgtgtgtgtacagtagtgtgGGTAACagggtgtatgagagagagagtgtgtgtgacagtgtgtgtgagacagtgtgtgtgacagtgtgtgtgacggtgtgtgtgtgaggtgtcctGGGCTCACCTGGATCCTGGAGAGCATGGAGGGGCTGAAGATGTACATGCCAGCATTGATCTTGTTGGAGACGAACACCTGGGGCTTCTCCACGAAGCGGTAGATCCGTCCGCTCTCGGCCTCGTACACCACCACGCCGTACTTGGACGGCTCCTCCACCCTGGTCACCTGACGCACAAAGACAAAAGGTCAGAGGGCGGCCCTCCGTCCACAGCTGCTGGGCGACCCCTTGGACTCAGGTGAGCTGGCCGGCGGCTCCCACTCACCACGATGGTGCCCTCCCGGCCGTGGTGCTTGTGGAACTTCAGCATGTCCTCGAAGGGGAAGTCGCAGATGACGTCGCTGTTGAGCACAAAGAATGCCTCGTCGTCGTCTGTCAGCAGCTCtctggccagggccagggggccggctgggggggggggggggagaggggcgttAGGTTCTAGTTCCAAGATTACAGTTCTAGCTTCTACATGTCCACTCCCATGTAGGGGTAGCATCTCCTGAGAGAGTGTGGGCAGCGTTGAGGGAGAAACGGTGAGgtctgggcagaggggaggggagagacagggacggtgaggtctgggcagaggggaggggagagacagggacggTGAGGTCTGggcacaggggaggggagacagggacgGTGAGgtctgggcagaggggaggggagagacagggacggtgaggtctgggcagaggggagagacagggacggtgaggtctgggcagaggggaggggagagacagggacggtgaggtctgggcagaggggaggggagagacagggacggtgaggtctgggcagaggggaggggagagacagggacggTGAGGTCTGggcacaggggaggggagacagggacgGTGAGgtctgggcagaggggaggggagagacagggacggtgaggtctgggcagaggggaggggagagacagggctcaGTCCTGTGGTCTCTCACCTGTTCCCAGCGGTTCCTTCtcatgagacagagagatccGGATGCCAAGCTGTGGAACACAATCAGATCATGTTCAgagttttacatttagtcatttagcagacgctcttatccagagcgacttacattaagtacagggacattccccccgaggcaagtagggtgaagtgccttgcccaaggacacaacgtcagttggcatgaccgggaatcgaactggcaaccttcggattagtagcccgattccctcaccgctcagccacctgactccctagggttagggttctccGTTCGTCATATTTCgtaattcagaatcagaatttgttgaagaaactgttcttatggtggGAGATTTTGGTTCCGATCACACTATGGACTTAAAGCACTAAAGAAAATATACTAAAACAAAGAGATGCATGTCCTGCTTTCATTGTTTTGTCAAGCCTACGTGCATTGTGTCTTATTCTTACCCTTTCTTCCTgaatcctcatctctctctccagcagatcAGACATGTAGCTTACGGCCAGGATAACATGGTCCACTccagcctggagggagggaaggagggagggatggagggaaggtacTTAATGTGCATCAGCTCCAGTCAACGTCACCACCCTGGTTGACTTGGTGTGGCACACAGGCATTCCAGCCAGGATAGACTTGACTACCCTGAACACTGACATTATACCAAGAGCTCTCTTGAACACGTCAGCTTAGTGGGTATCACACAATATATTAGTTCACCTAAACCCCATAAAATAAGTGTTGTATAAAcatggttacatttacatttagtcatttagcagacgcacttatccagagcgacttacagtaagtacagggacattcccccgaggcaagtagggtgaagtgccttgcccaaggacacaacgtcagttggcatgaccgggaatcgaactggcaaccatcggattactagcccgattccctcaccactcagccacctgactccattatGGTTAATCTTCATGACTGTGGATGGTGGCTCTCACCTTGACAAGCGCCTCCACCTGATGAAGGAGGATGGGTTTGTTACAGAAGTCCACCAGGGGCTTGGGCACGGACAGGGTGAGCGGCCGCAGCCTGGTGCCGTAACCTCCAACCAGGATCAGAGCTTTCATTTTGGGTCGGGGTAGGATGAGATCATCAATCCAAGCATCCGAGTCCTTTGTGTCTGCAGCTAGGGCAATCTGTAGGCGGTCAAATACCTGACAATACAAGGCAGGAGACAGATGACGAATTACTAGGAGCAGACGTCATCTTTGTTCACCGAAACTGATCCGAAACTGAAAATATATAAATCAGAATGGCCATTTAATACGGGTGATTTCAAAAAGGACTAGGTAATACAAAgctatttatttctgtattccaACTTCCAtgtttgcaagctagctaaactttgAATGAATAAGGACATACTGTAGCTGCCAAGTTCAATGGTTACTTGCTGATTAAAGTAGGCTATTGTAGCTACTGTATTTGGTTAAAACTGACAGAGGCAGTGTGCGCTGTGACTAAATGAATGAAGTGGCCAGAACTGAGCACTAAGGGTTTATGATGGCTAACTAACTGAGCAGCTCATGCCCATCTAGCAATCTAGCTAGTACGATAAATACATACCATTGTATAAACAAcaatacagaaaaaaacgacTTAAGTCATTAGATAACGACCTAAAATAACGGTAtctatagagacagagacaacgaGGTACATCTAGAGCCTGTTTGAATtgatagctaggctagctagctatccagGTTAATATAAAGCTAGCACAGTAGCAGTTAGCTTACCCACTACTACTGTCACTGGCTGGCTAAAAGAATAACGTTAGTGTAGGTCAACAACAAAGATCAGCGTAAAGATAGTTTAAGTAAAACTCACCTCACAAAGTTAATCGACTctatttctttcaaatcctaCAAACGCACATCAGTTGTGAATGACACGTAAGCTAACCGAAACAGGTTTGGCTGTTCATAGCGCTGTCACAGGACAGTGGGCGTAACTGGCCTAGAATTCCTTTCTACTGAAACTGGCCGTTATATGTTAAAAGGGGTGCGTTTTATCTATACTCCAAAATAAAAACGTTTGTTATTTCACAGATTGGAAAGAAAACGTACATATCAGTATATTTTATGAGGACGTTGTATCATGTGTTTGTGATGgaatcatttacattacatttcattgtaaaataaaactattaatTAGTTATTGTTTACGCATCTACCCATCGAAACAATGGTATGTCTTAAATCCTCATTTGGCCACGCCCATATCCCACTTGAAGACCAATCAGTGGGAAACAACGTGGCGAGGAAGTGTTGTCAAAACGATACCACGTGATTGGTGGATTGCGAAGTGACGCAAAACGTCACGGCTCCAATGAATGGCGTGACATCTAGCCCACATATTTATGTCATACATGGTTCTTTACTTCGACGAGGCCAAGATCGAATTAGTGAATTTCTGGTGGTGACTAGTGAACAAAAATAGCCCATGGCGTCATGTTGTTTTACTGTTTTGTTATGTTCGAGTAATGTTAATTTCTTATATTCAATAATCCAACAACCTAATGCAAATGTACTCAACTATGATAAAATAATGCACCTGAAGATTATCATTTCCCATGAGGAACAAATATCCAATTATCATTGTCCTATAGGTCTAATAGTTTGTTTAATGTTAGTTCAAAATATGCACGTTATAATTGATTTATCTAATACTGTATGAATCTATATCTGTTTATTACTTTGTCAcacatgtagcctacaatacAGTGGTAGAGAATTGAAGATGACATTTGAAAATAATCATGGGATCAACGTGATGCCCTGCAAGTGTCGCTGTTGAAGCATTTCAGAATTTCAATAACAAATGCAGTGCCCGTTGGCGGCTTACGAGATTCAAAGGTCCACGGATGGATGATGGACGCCTATTTATATACATTTTTTGCCAACGAGAATCGTTCGTCCAAATAACGTCACACGCTCCACTGCCCGTTCATGGGTCCCGAGCAATAGGCCTAAACCGGACGATTTTCAACTTCATACAGTGCCCGGTTCTCGAGAGCATGGAGCCACAGACACAAACGTAGACAAGAGATTCCTGCTTTTAAAGTGAGATGAATTCCCGccaacctccaccacccccctgccGCCTCTATGAACCAGCACCACCGATCCAGATAAAATACAGTTTACGGCATGGCAATTCAAATATCATAGTCCATTCTCTACCACAAACCTCCCTGCGTCTTCTAAAGGGAGATAAGCCAAGTTTGTAAACAGCTTCTGCGTGTTAGATTGAACCAGAGACATAGAAAAAAGATGACACAAAGACGCCATTtcttaaataaatgttttatagCTCACATTCAAAGttgtcataaagatgtcatattataattcttaaaaaaatatccatccatgcaacaacaacaaaaggaaaaaatattattttaggGGAATttatatgtatacatatatatatttctatatatatatatatttctatatctttttttgtttgttttcactaCAGGTAATTTCTCCTCACATCTATGGAAGGACAACATCCATCCCAGAGGAGAGAATGACTTCACTGAAATCCCTTTACAGCCTCATGGATTATCGTTTCCCTTCTTTGTTTACGAGTGATTGTTCCTTTATCTTCTCTGGCATAGGGCAGGCTTTATCACCGCTAGGAACCTAAAACAGCTGCCCCTGTTAGGAACATCATCTGGAGCAAATaccaccttaaaaaaaaaacatcaacaaattAAAATGATCGTTTTATCCCTAACCCTCATCCTGTAGCACCTGGCTGGTGAATATCTGTTTAGTAGAAATCTGACGTCTCTTTGGGCATTATACAACTTCTTTCCTCAGCTTTTGCGTTCTTTAAACAGTAAATAGACCTGAGCGATGTTCTCCTGCTCTACTTAATATTCACGTGAGCTCTGTACAGTCAACTGATTCCAATACAGGCGTTTTAACACCATTTTAGTGAGCACTACAAGATCAAAGAATGTCTTCCAACCAATTGAAACTAGCTCTGAGGACCCCTCTACCTCTggagaagggtgggggtggggttgggggggggggggtcaccaagAACTCCTTACTGTGTTTCCTATCTCTGAATGCATAAGAtgaacatacacatacagcatGTGCAGCAACACAGACATCGTTTGACCCCCACGTGTTGGTTTGGCCCCCAGCAAAGCTACTTTGTGTGCTACTGTTGTGTTGTGAGCCTGGACGTGAAGCTACAGCGCGTGATGACTGGGCCGGGGTCAAACTCTCCACAGGTCAGAGGTTGCCCCTGTCGACCCCTGGATGGAAGATGACGCCGGGGTGATAGTGCTTTAGGGAAGGTCCCTGCTCAAACACAAACTGTCCGactgacacactgacagacccacggacacacacacacacatggagacagGACTGCCCTGCAGTAAAAGcctgaggggagaaaagaatccACGAATCACCAAAACATGACGATTATGGCTACAGTGCAACATTGTTCCATCTATACAGAGAACACCCTAACCAGGTGACACAACACTGGGATGCTCCCTCCAggatggaagaggggggggagacgaggggggggaggagagggggggggggagagggggggggaggagaggggggggggaggggggggggaggagaggggggggggggagaggggggggaggagaggggggggggagagggggggggggaggagaggggacacaagcacacagggaggggagagtgatgGAGACTACTAAAAGCCTACCAAAAACCCTCCTTCCTACCACCAACACACTCTGGTGGCGGGTCTGTAGGTGAGAGGACCTGGACAGGCAGGACCACGAGAGGCCAGCGTCAAGAGTCACCCACACCACCGTGACTGCGTCTGGCCAGGTCTTTACAGATCCAGGAAGGTGCTGGAAGGTGGAGGGCCCAGGAGCCGTGTGTGGACAGGTTCTATCTCTCTGCTACATGTGCTAACAAAGAACGAAATATCACTGAGTGTCAGTGAAAGAGGAATTCATTTATAGTCTGCCCCCATGAAACAAccccaaataaaaaaaatgaagtCAAAAGAAAAAGGGGAAATATCATGCTTTGATGCTTTTAGACACCTTCTACAGTGCAAACCAATAGGGGGATGATTTCAGGGACGAGTCCCTAGAAGGGGGCTTGTTAACACAGGGATGAGTGCAGACTGAGGATGAGTACATGGTCCCACTGACATGCCTGGGACTGACTGAGCTACCAGCATCTGGTAACAGCAGAGcggtaaaaagaaagaaagaaagaactgtcacaacaacaacaacaaaatgaaaaaaaggaGAATAAAATCATATAATAAGGTAATAATACAGTGGCTCTATTAACACTGAGTAAGGGAACTATAAAAAGAAACATAATAAAATGCTGACCGGTTATAAATGAGGTTCCAGtcagagcggaggaggaggtgtgttgaaacccaggcctggcaggcctcctcttcccctgctcTGCTGGAGAACAGAAGAAATTCTTCTGACCCTTCACCTCCCTTTACAGTAAAGCTCACACAAACAGCAGCCAGCGGCCCAGTCCCGATACTTCAACAtggccccttcccctcctcgccCCCTTCCCATCGCTCACCGTATACTGAGAAGAAACGCCCTGAAATGACCCGACAGCCAATGACAGCGTGCCCGACGAGGGTCCTCAATATTGCTTTTGCGCGTCGTCCTGTAAGATCAGCGATGTTGACGAGGAGGAAAGGAAACCAGCTGAGGCTATTGAGACGCTGCCGGCGTTTAGGTTTCTCATTTAGACACCTGATAGAACAACtgcagtgggagtgtgtgttacctccctccctccctcacccccccccctaccctatCCCTCATCA containing:
- the gmppb gene encoding mannose-1-phosphate guanyltransferase beta — encoded protein: MKALILVGGYGTRLRPLTLSVPKPLVDFCNKPILLHQVEALVKAGVDHVILAVSYMSDLLEREMRIQEERLGIRISLSHEKEPLGTAGPLALARELLTDDDEAFFVLNSDVICDFPFEDMLKFHKHHGREGTIVVTRVEEPSKYGVVVYEAESGRIYRFVEKPQVFVSNKINAGMYIFSPSMLSRIQLQPTSIEKEIFPLMAEERHLYAMELQGFWMDIGQPKDFLTGMCMYLQSVRQHAPERLRTGPGFLGNVLVAPTAQIGENCTIGPNVTLGADVVLEDGVRIKRCTVLKGARVRSHSWLESCIVGWSSSVGQWVRMENVTVLGEDVIVNDELYLNGANVLPHKSINDSVPEPRIIM